In one window of Echeneis naucrates chromosome 17, fEcheNa1.1, whole genome shotgun sequence DNA:
- the LOC115057590 gene encoding immunoglobulin lambda-1 light chain-like produces the protein MLLLPAAALCCLCSAMVATAAEELIQDQLSLTRRVGQSASFTCEQTQRCDYDFVFWYQKKETFTLIMYIRRSNGAVDKGYGHPQKDDFSAVNIQNGCELKIDKVKLSHSASYYCSCLKSGPHSEKRSLIFGSGTKLYVTDEPVVKPVVSVYPAASRAHLEGKSSLLCLASAMSPPLVQFSWKRQKEDGPLEELPPAEGEQLQLTQLGRGRSAAILTVRQPENATYKYICSVRHEGGTAEGPTQQEVPAPAASCPPETEPAVLAAQQQADLLPLDPLQPQSRVKLLCLLYTVLIVKSLVYCCGLSLLMSLRDDGPSTNYTD, from the exons ATGCTTCTcctcccagctgctgctctgtgctgtctgtgttcag CCATGGTTGCCAcggcagcagaggagctgattCAGGACCAGTTATCATTGACCAGGAGAGTTGGTCAGTCAGCCTCTTTCACCTGTGAACAAACTCAGAGGTGTGACTATGACTTTGTTTTCTGGTaccagaagaaagaaacattcacTCTGATTATGTATATTAGAAGGAGTAATGGTGCTGTAGATAAAGGTTATGGTCATCCTCAGAAAGATGATTTCTCAGCTGTTAATATCCAGAACGGCTGTGAGTTGAAGATCGACAAAGTTAAACTCTCTCATTCAGCCTCCTactactgcagctgtctgaagTCTGGTCCCCACAGTGAGAAAAGATCCCT GATCTTTGGCTCTGGAACCAAACTGTATGTAACAG ATGAGCCGGTAGTGAAGCCCGTGGTGAGCGTGTACCCGGCAGCATCCAGAGCCCACCTGGAGGGGAAGAGCTCCCTGCTGTGTCTGGCCTCAGCcatgtctcctcctctggtccAGTTCTCCtggaaaagacagaaggaggacgGTCCTCTGGAGGAGCTGCCCCCTGCCGAgggagagcagctgcagctcacacagTTGGGACGGGGACGCTCCGCCGCCATCTTGACCGTCCGTCAGCCAGAGAACGCCACGTATAAATACATCTGCTCCGTCAGGCACGAGGGCGGCACAGCGGAGGGCCCGACACAACAAG aggttccagctccagcagcctcctGTCCTCCAGAGACAGAGCCAGCAGTCCTGGCAGCTCAGCAGCAAGCTGACT tgcttcCCCTGGATCCTCTCCAGCCTCAGAGCAGGGTgaagctgctctgtctgctctacACAGTGCTGATAGTGAAGAGTCTGGTGTACTGCTGTGGACTCTCTCTGCTGATGAGCCTCAGAGACGACGGACCGTCCACCAACtacactgactga
- the rnf182 gene encoding E3 ubiquitin-protein ligase RNF182, giving the protein MMIELQSAEDGGGSCPTDVLSTEELECKICYCAYNLGSRRPKLLECCHRLCAKCLAKILDLGESPPNAVVCPFCRYVTGLPGDAVSSLPDDSNLVPALALQSRNQRNLRHHQDAPTELLLSPRRLSSLMGSNTPTMTPSPSSSTSSTTTYSSIRSSPNFVVITIMEPPPASASNQDLYHQPRGLNASAQGYRSSSMDSMASITQRWTVWNCAALLCQTSARALVWVLGLLYFSSLPMGVYLLIMQRTTLGVLLVSLVPSSLVMVMVYGLCQCICHELWDCMPP; this is encoded by the coding sequence ATGATGATCGAGCTGCAGAGCGCTGAGGATGGCGGCGGTTCCTGCCCCACGGACGTGCTGAGCACTGAGGAGCTGGAGTGTAAGATCTGCTACTGCGCCTACAACCTTGGGAGTCGCAGGCCAAAGTTGCTTGAGTGCTGCCACCGTCTGTGCGCCAAATGCCTCGCGAAGATCCTGGACCTGGGTGAGTCGCCTCCCAACGCCGTGGTGTGCCCGTTCTGCCGCTACGTCACCGGACTGCCGGGGGATGCGGTGAGCAGCCTGCCAGATGACTCCAACTTGGTTCCGGCTCTGGCCCTGCAGAGCCGGAACCAGAGGAACCTCCGCCACCACCAGGACGCCCCCACAGAGCTGCTCCTCAGCCCCAGGCGCCTGAGCTCACTGATGGGGAGCAACACGCCCACGATGACCCCTTCGCCTTCCTCTTCCACATCTTCCACCACCACCTACTCCTCCATCCGGAGCTCCCCCAACTTCGTAGTCATCACCATCATGGAGCCTCCGCCAGCATCCGCTTCAAACCAGGACCTCTACCACCAGCCACGTGGGCTTAACGCATCCGCCCAAGGTTACCGCTCGTCCAGCATGGACTCCATGGCGTCCATCACGCAGAGGTGGACGGTGTGGAACTGTGCGGCCCTCCTGTGCCAGACGTCGGCCCGGGCGCTGGTTTGGGTTCTGGGGCTGCTGTACTTCAGCTCGCTGCCGATGGGGGTCTACCTGCTCATCATGCAGAGGACAACGCTCGGCGTGCTGCTGGTGAGCCTGGTTCCCTCCAGCCTGGTCATGGTCATGGTCTACGGCCTCTGTCAGTGTATCTGCCACGAGTTGTGGGACTGCATGCCTCCATAA
- the retreg1 gene encoding reticulophagy regulator 1, which yields MQPSREAGTAGGGGEEEEAGCRLRCRLRCRLPGLVDWRRRPCRTSALFAAANTALWFVTFSSFRAFAIMAVLLALLVITLTARDVARSRYAGAHLWRSMTASWEIIDSGHQSQSGTGPQLGDSLKLFLQETSAFKQQNPGKFCLLVCSLCTFFAVLGRYIPGIAISYILVLGVFLWPLISSHEVGLWLEPVLQKLNFGIGEFLQKIKENHEKRLLRAQTEREGIESDLSSMFPKLDSTVCKELSVSDTEVSDVTWTDNGTFNLSEGHTPQTENSEDLDREEAFTGGLPEFPSIDGTTTNGDDDDDFSLGSPSLPHQPQQPIKSKHTPPPHKDQALELVNQMAGDFIAAAVTAAIQEKIEAAVGFTVSKDDPGRSRLPQSTRLLELAEESDSEVEDFELLDQSELEQLDPAASRAHLEGKSSLLCLASAMSPPLVQFSWKRQKEDGPLEELPPAEGEQLQLTQLGRGRSAAILTVRQPESATYKYICSVRHEGGTAEGPTQQVAVLPLDPLQPQSRVKLLCLLYTVLIVKSLVYCCGLSLLMSLRDDGPSTNYTD from the exons ATGCAGCCGAGCCGGGAAGCTGGAACCGCAGGCGgcgggggggaggaggaggaggctgggtGTCGGCTCCGGTGTCGGCTCCGGTGTCGGCTCCCCGGCCTGGTGGACTGGAGGCGGAGGCCGTGCAGGACTTCAGCCCTGTTTGCTGCAGCCAACACGGCGCTCTG GTTTGTGACCTTCAGCTCCTTCCGAGCCTTCGCCATCATGGCCgtcctgctggctctgctgGTCATCACGTTGACCGCCAGAGATGTGGCCCGATCCAGATATGCAG GAGCTCACTTATGGCGCAGCATGACTGCAAG CTGGGAGATCATTGACTCGGGCCATCAAAGCCAGTCTGGGACGGGACCTCAGCTTGGCGACTCCCTCAAACTTTTCCTCCAGGAGACGTCAGCTTTCAAACAGCAAAACCCAGGCAAg ttctGTCTGCTGGTTTGCAGCTTGTGCACCTTCTTTGCCGTCTTAGGACGCTACATTCCAGGGATCGCTATCTCATATATTCTAG TGCTGGGCGTCTTCCTGTGGCCTCTGATTTCATCCCATGAGGTCGGTCTGTGGCTGGAGCCAGTTCTACAGAAGCTGAACTTTGGCATTGGGGAGTTCCTCCAGAAAATCAAAGAGAACCATG AGAAGAGACTCTTGCGGGCTCAGACTGAGAGAGAAGGAATTGAATCAGACCTCTCCTCCATGTTTCCTAAG CTGGACTCCACAGTGTGTAAGGAATTGTCTGTATCGGACACGGAGGTTTCTGACGTGACGTGGACGGACAACGGTACTTTCAACCTGTCAGAGGGACACACACCTCAGACTGAGAACTCAGAGG ACCTTGACAGAGAAGAAGCATTTACTGGAGGCCTCCCAGAATTCCCTTCTATTGACGGCACAACGACCAATGGTGACGACGACGACGATTTCAGCCTCGGGTCTCCCTCGCTTCCACATCAGCCCCAACAGCCAATCAAATCCAAGCATACGCCTCCTCCTCACAAAGACCAAGCCCTTGAATTGGTCAACCAGATGGCAGGAGACTTCATCGCTGCCGCAGTCACAGCTGCCATCCAGGAGAAAATCGAAGCAGCGGTGGGCTTCACTGTGTCGAAAGATGACCCGGGCAGGTCAAGACTCCCACAATCCAccaggctgctggagctggCCGAGGAGTCGGACAGCGAGGTGGAGGACTTTGAGCTGCTGGACCAGTCGGAGCTGGAGCAACTGG ACCCGGCAGCATCCAGAGCCCACCTGGAGGGGAAGAGCTCCCTGCTGTGTCTGGCCTCAGCcatgtctcctcctctggtccAGTTCTCCtggaaaagacagaaggaggacgGTCCTCTGGAGGAGCTGCCCCCTGCCGAgggagagcagctgcagctcacacagTTGGGACGGGGACGCTCCGCCGCCATCTTGACCGTCCGTCAGCCAGAGAGCGCCACGTATAAATACATCTGCTCCGTCAGGCACGAGGGCGGCACAGCGGAGGGCCCGACACAACAAG TTGCAGTGCTTCCCCTGGATCCTCTCCAGCCTCAGAGCAGGGTgaagctgctctgtctgctctacACAGTGCTGATAGTGAAGAGTCTGGTGTACTGCTGTGGACTCTCTCTGCTGATGAGCCTCAGAGACGACGGACCGTCCACCAACtacactgactga
- the LOC115057914 gene encoding uncharacterized protein LOC115057914, protein MLLLPAAALCCLCSAMVATAAEELIQDQLSLTRRVGQSASFTCEQTQRCDTDYVRWYQKKETFTLILRIRRSSGAVEKGYGHPQKDDFSAVNIQNGCELKIDKVKLSHSASYYCICEKYDPHSEKRSLQPEQKPSDELMSNSVSDRKTAGNHSPGSQISPPAQTLVLDSSLILIHIWMRYFSSFPVGPHSEDEEDTQEHNKKTRGGTE, encoded by the exons ATGCTTCTcctcccagctgctgctctgtgctgtctgtgttcag CCATGGTTGCCAcggcagcagaggagctgattCAGGACCAGTTATCATTGACCAGGAGAGTTGGTCAGTCAGCCTCTTTCACCTGTGAACAAACTCAGAGGTGTGACACTGATTATGTTCGCTGGTaccagaagaaagaaacattcacTCTGATTCTGCGTATTAGAAGGAGTAGTGGTGCTGTAGAAAAAGGTTATGGTCATCCTCAGAAAGATGATTTCTCAGCTGTTAATATCCAGAACGGCTGTGAGTTGAAGATCGACAAAGTTAAACTCTCTCATTCAGCCTCCTACTACTGCATCTGTGAGAAGTATGATCCCCACAGTGAGAAAAGATCCCTGCAGCCTGAACAAAAACCTTCAGATGAACTGATGTCAAACAGTGTTAGTGACAGGAAGACAGCAGGAAACCACAGCCCAGGGTCACAGATTTCACCTCCAGCTCAGACTCTTGTTCTGGACTCTTCTCTGATATTGATTCATATTTGGATGAGATATTTCAGCAGCTTTCCTGTTGGTCCACACAGTGAGGACGAAGAAGACACACAGGAGCACAAtaagaaaacaagaggaggaacTGAATGA